The Malus domestica chromosome 10, GDT2T_hap1 nucleotide sequence ATAAAGAACCATCTAATCCTACTAAAATAAAATCAGCCATTAATACTACTGTTTAGTGGTATTCTCCCTGTGTGTAAATGGAGGTTTTATGTTCAACTTTCATGAATGATTCATTATGTGGCTTGACCCAAATTTTTACCTTCTtgtaaaaaaactaaaaataaaatccgCGCTAAAGTTACAATCCAGTATTTTAGGACCTTATGTATTACAATATATAACTAATTGGGTGTGTGGTTTCGAAATTTTCAACCTTAAAACCGGATCCACTTAGTTAGAGAGGATCGTTATTTTGGTGCAAACCCACGTGATGATTAATTACTAGACTGACATCAGTTGGGACCTGAGGAAAAATAATACACTGTcccttttttcttattttttgtatGTGCCTTTTCAGTCATGTGTTGTGATAGTTTTTGGGATTGACATTTTACGTCAAATGGATCTGAAGAGTAAAACAAAGAGACTTAGTTATTCTATCCCACTCATATCATGAATCCACCATGTCCATTGATGACTCTTTCTAGTTGGTTACCGTCTCCATCTGGTCATCACTCCGGTCTTCTTCCTCTGTACTCTCTCCATCTTCGTCGTCTTCGTTTCGATCCCCGTTTTCCCTTTCGATATCTTCAATTGCTGGCTGGTCTGGCTGGACATTGATCAATGGCTGCATTGTTTCAGCATTGGGCTTCACCACATGACCAGCATTATTCTTATTGTTCTTTTTACTGTGCAAGATGTCCAGCTGGTGAAAATATGGACATGTTTTTGAACCCTCAGACCGCGTTTTGCTGCTCACCTTCACCTTCTTGTAGTACTTGTTGATGTTCTCCCACTTTTCTTTGCACCTCTTTGCACTCCTATTGTATCCGAGCCGCCTCATCCCTGCCGATATCTCCTCCCAAAGAGACCCTTTAGGCCCGGCTTCTTGGTACTTCACGTCAAGATATGTCCTCAAGTTtatcaaagcttcaacttcaactcTCGGCCATCTTGTAGATCCTGCAGGAAGTGGACTTTCACTGTTATCCAGTTTCGGAACGTCAAAAGTACTACTTGTGACCACTGCCACCGGAGCCTGCAGCGGTGGTGGCATTAGTACTGGCAGTGGATGGGGCCGTGATGATGGTGCCTCGAGTGCTTGAATACTTGTTGAGTTTTGTTGCCCCGAAAACTTTTGCAAGAATTCAATTACCGCGGCATCTTGTGCCGCTGCTAATGATCTTTCTTGGGCTAAAATTTCGTGCTCTTTACTCATTCTCGCCATCTCTTCCTTCCTCCAAGCTGCTTCTCTCACCATTCGTTGGTGCTCGCACTTCGCTATGGCTTCTAAGAATTTCTCCTGCAGCTTCTCTTGCTTCTCCAGCACGTCCTTGGTCATCCTTTTGAAGAAGTACCTCCACTTCATTTTTCTCTTGTCACGGGGTTGAACTTGAAACTCTTCATCAGAGGCAGACGAGGAAGTAGAGCTCGAAAAAAGATTGTTTGTTGCCGAGTTTGGCTTGAAACCATTAATATTTTGctgagagagattgagaggtgATTTTGTAATGTGTGGTGGTGAAATTTGAGGACCATTTGGAAGAGAACCATTTGTTGGGGTCATGATGCTTGACgttgaagaaagaggaagagtaGTAGTAGTGGTGACATGAGGAACTACAAGACTAGGGTTGTTTGGATGGTTATTGTTCATGGTTGGCCACAGGACTACTTGAGGTTTTGCTGGTATTATTGTTGATGAATGGTGATGATTTTGATGATCGAAAGCTTCAAGTTCATCGAAAAATCGATAAGTTTTTCCTTCTTGTTTTTTAGACCGGCCTTCTTTGGTTCTCCTGTGGTACTTATACACGTTCTCGAATTTCTCCTTGCATTTCTTAGCGCTTCGGTAATAACCAAGCTCACCTAGCTTTCTACAGATAGATTAAAAATAAAGATTAGATAGAAAAAAGCTCATGGACTgctgtaattttattttttatgaccATCTCGTAAACTCAGTAACTAGGGGAAAAAGAATATTTACAAGAATATGAACACATTGGTTAAAATAATAAGATCAAGATTCCATAAGGAAACAACAAAATCTGGTTTCATCTCCATCTTTCATGCTACTTCTacccttttatttttaaattacctTAGCCTCCTGATTAAAATTATGGCAACCCATGTACATAATTTGGGTCATcatttgcttttatttttatttttttaatattaattaacaaaaaaaaaatacaggaaaattaagaaaacagaTTACCCTTGTAAAAGACGAAATTGAAAtcctaaaaattaacaaaaccaTCCTTTAATCCGAAACAAATAAGCAAACTACCTATACCTAGATTGCCTGCAAAAGTACGTATGAACTTCttatggataaaaaaaaatcgaaatattTGTAGAAGTTTGTAGCTTTAGTATTAAGAACATTTACTCCGACTCTAAGGCCAAAGCTCTAACCCTGTGGCCACACTTGcaacccaaaaacaaattataaaagaaaagaacaaaacacattaaaataaaagaagaagagtGACGATCGATCTCAGGTGAATAATTAAAGTTAAactttggttaaaaaaaataattaaagttAAACATGTACACAAACTAGCTAGCTTGTACTTTTTCGATCAAGAAGATAAATTCACCTTGAAACATCTTCCCACAATGGAGCTTTGAGACTTGAGTCACGAAAAGCTGCATCCATTTGAGACCGTATCTTCAGAAGCGCCACCGTTTCTTGTCGAGGCCATCGGTTTCCCCCATATAAGCGGTGACCCTTGTTTCCCTCTTGAACTGAATTTGACAAGACGTCTGTCGTTTCGGATTCTTGCCTACCTTCACGAACCACTTCTGCCATGGTGGCCGCTTCCCCGCCGGAGCTCCCCCCTGATGATGCTAACATGGTTGATGAGTTGTCAGGCACAGGCACAGGAAGCGCAGGCATCTGCTTAGCGCAGTTAGAGCTGAGAAATATGTGACAAGAGAAAGGTGAAATTCTCTCTTGAGTTTTATGAAGGTGGGATTATATATCTATGTTTCATTTTTGGAATTAATTAACTTATTGTGGTGGGTTTTGCCTGTCAATCTCAATAATCCATTCTTTttatcaattaaaaattatcaaacTTTAATTGTCCACATAAGCTATGGATTCTTcagttattttttgttgttgtgggTTAAAAATGTCCATAACAGCTCATTTGGTTCCCTTCATACATGTTCTTCTTAGTAATTATACGAGTGCCAGCAAGGTATAACCCAccatatattaataaaaatacgACAATGTATCACTCAAATTCTTAATTCAAAATATACATTCAAGTAATAATTTAGTTTACCATTACACTTAAATCAATCAAACTTTTAGCATTAAAAAAAGACTTTTTAACTAAAATAGTCTATGACTTTTGCCTCTTAGATTTAAAATTGATAGAAATGATTTTTGATATTGTCCACCGTTAACCACTCTAGTAATTCTGTAAAGAGTCTACGTTAAATGAGGTTATTTGTCAAGTCACCGCTCCAATTGGACTTATGGGTTCTTCATAATGGgaattttttacaaaatgattgatggtggacaatttcAGAACcatttctatcgattttaaatttcaatgaccaAACTAAAAAGTTATGACAATCTCACAAACCATTTTAACTTAAAagccttaaaaaaattaaaattcaattgaACTATGAGAAGAGAGATCCAAACTACGCATTGCGATAGACACATTAAATAAGTCAAGGtctagaaataaaaatatttatttgaaaTGATCATATTTATCAGTAGGAGTGACATCAGCAGCTGCAGATAGAGCCGAGATGATaataagggctggtttggtattgctgtgctttgaaaaaaaaactgcttctgctgtgttgttcatttttgctgcttcacgttttcagctttttttcaccctaaaactgtgaaaataagttgtttttaagtgtttaccaaacactttttttagctctacttttttttatacccactttttttttaaattcctcaGTACCAAACCTGTCACAACCAGTCCCGAATTACTTTTATCAATGGCGTGAAATGTCGATTTTGCCCTTGAGCGTTGGGTCGTTAGTGTGTGAAACGGGCCAATCAttttaaatcctaattgtttggacCTAATAAGAACTTAgatttttccttgtttttggttggtgacccaaaATCCGggaatggtttaaattctagagtGGGTTCCTAAATCATTAACAACATATTAgtataaaacaaaattgaaattcgAGGCGGTGGCTTACCTGTGTGCTCCGACATGAGCTCAAGAATAAACACCCCTTCGAAAGTAGTAGGACTAGAAAATTCAGCcaaatttggtgttttgagagttatgacttgtcccatgtcataaaatccaac carries:
- the LOC103444642 gene encoding trihelix transcription factor DF1-like; translation: MPALPVPVPDNSSTMLASSGGSSGGEAATMAEVVREGRQESETTDVLSNSVQEGNKGHRLYGGNRWPRQETVALLKIRSQMDAAFRDSSLKAPLWEDVSRKLGELGYYRSAKKCKEKFENVYKYHRRTKEGRSKKQEGKTYRFFDELEAFDHQNHHHSSTIIPAKPQVVLWPTMNNNHPNNPSLVVPHVTTTTTLPLSSTSSIMTPTNGSLPNGPQISPPHITKSPLNLSQQNINGFKPNSATNNLFSSSTSSSASDEEFQVQPRDKRKMKWRYFFKRMTKDVLEKQEKLQEKFLEAIAKCEHQRMVREAAWRKEEMARMSKEHEILAQERSLAAAQDAAVIEFLQKFSGQQNSTSIQALEAPSSRPHPLPVLMPPPLQAPVAVVTSSTFDVPKLDNSESPLPAGSTRWPRVEVEALINLRTYLDVKYQEAGPKGSLWEEISAGMRRLGYNRSAKRCKEKWENINKYYKKVKVSSKTRSEGSKTCPYFHQLDILHSKKNNKNNAGHVVKPNAETMQPLINVQPDQPAIEDIERENGDRNEDDEDGESTEEEDRSDDQMETVTN